The following coding sequences lie in one Musa acuminata AAA Group cultivar baxijiao chromosome BXJ3-1, Cavendish_Baxijiao_AAA, whole genome shotgun sequence genomic window:
- the LOC135628750 gene encoding rab GTPase-activating protein 22-like produces the protein MFSCCVSVPEDWGEPDAFYAIRPECRDDVPASRFKPTPGKTLSARRWHSSFSEEGHLDIARVLRRIQRGGVHPTIKGVVWEFLLGCYDPKSTFDERTQLRQNRRSEYERLKSQCKEMENTVGSGKMITTPVISEDGQPIENPSSNGANLGEEQLPDNKTDNVTQDKEVIQWKLTLHQIGLDVVRTDRALQYYETPENQARLWDILAVYSWIDKEIGYCQGMSDLCSPIIIVIENEADAFWCFQHLMRRVRENFKSTSSTIGVRSQLTLLSSILKTIDPKLHEHIENLDGGEFLFAFRMLMVLFRREFSFVDSLYLWELIWSMEYNPHLFSIYESDDSAKNNQDGPGNEDLMRFGKFERENVKSGQKNQEATLSIFLVASVLESKNKRLLQEAKGLDDVVKILNDITGSLNAKKACDEALKLHIKYLNMAKAA, from the exons ATGTTCAGCTGTTGCGTCTCCGTTCCTGAGGACTGGGGGGAACCTGATGCTTTCTATGCGATCAGGCCCGAATGCCGCGACGATGTTCCGGCCTCTCGTTTCAAGCCCACG CCTGGAAAAACTCTCAGTGCAAGACGGTGGCATTCTTCATTCTCTGAAGAGGGACATTTGGACATAGCAAGAGTGCTTAGACGAATTCAACGGGGG GGTGTTCATCCAACAATAAAGGGAGTAGTTTGGGAATTTTTGCTTGGGTGTTATGATCCTAAAAGTACCTTTGATGAGCGTACTCAATTAAGACAAAATCGGAG GTCTGAATATGAGAGATTAAAGTCACAATGCAAAGAGATGGAGAATACAGTTGGTAGTGGAAAAATGATTACAACACCTGTAATTTCAGAAGATGGTCAACCTATCGAGAATCCTTCAAGTAATGGTGCTAATTTGGGAGAGGAACAACTACCAGATAATAAAACAGATAATGTTACTCAGGACAAAGAAGTCATCCAATGGAAGCTTACCTTACATCAGATTG GTTTGGATGTCGTTCGTACAGATCGGGCACTTCAATACTATGAAACCCCAGAAAATCAAGCAAGGCTATGGGATATTCTTGCGGTTTATTCATGGATAGACAAGGAAATTGGTTACTGCCAAG GAATGAGTGATCTTTGTTCACCGATAATAATTGTCATTGAAAATGAGGCAGATGCTTTTTGGTGCTTTCAACATCTTATGCGTAGAGTg AGAGAGAATTTCAAATCCACATCTAGTACTATTGGAGTTCGGTCTCAACTGACTCTACTCTCATCTATATTGAAAACTATTGATCCAAAACTCCATGAACACATAG AGAATCTGGATGGAGGGGAGTTTTTGTTTGCCTTCCGTATGTTGATGGTCCTCTTCCGTAGAGAGTTCTCATTTGTTGATTCTTTGTACCTTTGGGAG CTGATCTGGTCTATGGAATACAATCCCCATCTCTTCTCCATCTATGAGTCAGATGATTCAGCTAAAAACAACCAAGATGGGCCAGGAAATGAAGATCTAATGCGGTTTGGAAAGTTTGAGAGGGAGAATGTCAAGTCTGGTCAGAAAAATCAAGAAGCCACTCTATCCATCTTTTTGGTTGCCAGTGTTCTCGAGTCCAAGAACAAGCGACTCCTGCAGGAAGCAAAGGGTTTAGATGATGTTGTGAAG ATATTGAATGATATTACTGGAAGTTTGAACGCAAAGAAAGCATGCGACGAGGCTTTGAAACTTCATATTAAGTATTTGAACATG GCAAAGGCAGCTTAG